The region GAATCCGATTATACAGAAGGTGATCAGAAGCTGGCAGATCTGCGGGCAACAAATACAAACTGGAGAAAGTTGCTTTTAAGAAACGGAGTTACCAATTCCCATTATCTAAGTATGGGTGGTGGTAACCAAAAGACTAATCATTATTCATCGCTTTCCTATTTTAAACAAGAAGGAGTATTGCCAAACTCTGGAGTTGAAAGATTTAACATTAATAGTGGTGTGAATCACAAGAGTGGACGTTTTACTTCTTCTTTTAATCTTAATTTAACCGGAGGACAAACACAACTTTCTGAATCCGATTTTGACGTAAGCGAAACCAATCCTGTGGCATCTCTGTATTTTGCAATGCCATATGAAAAACCATATGATAAGGATGGGAATCTTACACCAGGTGTAAACCGGTTTGGTGCAAATGCTTTGACCATGTACCAGGATATAAGCCGGAAAGAGAAACAACTTCAGGGAGTCTTGTCGTCTAATCTTTCATTTGAAATTACCAAAAATCTGAAACTGACCAGTACATTGGGGGTGAACCATCAGCAAACGAGATTTACCAGAATTATAAAACCGGATACATACTTCGGAAGTATGGTAGATCCTGGTGAGCAGGGGCTCTATGAAAGGATTAATACACAGAAAACTTCCTATATGGCCAATTTTGGGTTTAATTATAAAAAGAGATGGGGTTCCAATGAAGTAGAGGCAGTTGCTCTTGCCGAGTTTAATAAATACAGTACCAATTACGATGGTTTTACGGGTTATGGACTGATTCCCGGTCTGGAAAATACTCCTGGGGGAATTACACCCGGAACTCCGGACAACAATTTTATTCCAAAAATAAGTGGTGGTGCTTCCGAAAATATATTAGTGTCCCAACTAGGAATGCTTAGGTACTCTTATGCAAACAGATTTACATTGTCCGGTAGCATCCGGCGCGATGGGTCGTCCAGAGTTCCAACTGATAACAGGTATAAATATTTTTACGCTTTCGGGGCAACATGGAATATGAAGAACGAAGAATTCCTGAAGAATTGTGGTGCATTAAGTACGCTTAGGCTGAGATTAAGTCACGGTTTAACAGGAAATGCGGGCGGTTTTGCAAGTGATTTTGGCTATCGCCAGCTATACAAACCTCAGCATTATAATGGTTATACTGCTTTTATTCCGATATCTCCGGGTAATCCTAATTATAACTGGGAGATGAATAAGATATCGGATGTAGGGTTAGAATTTGGATTATTTAAAAACAGAATTATCGGAGAAGTTGACCTGTATAACAGAGTAACAAGCGATCTGTTTATTAATCGAAGCCTGTCTATGACATCTGGTTTTGAATCTATTGCAGACAATATGGGGAAAATCAGAAACAGAGGGCTAGAGTTTCGTTTGTCCGGAGACCTCTTCAGAAACGATAACTTTAGCTGGAATCTGGGGCTGAATCTGGCTTACAATCAGAACAGAATCCTGAGCCTGGGATCCGAAAATGAGATTGTTACAGAAAATTATTCTATACACAAAGTAGGCTCAGCTCTTGGGCATTTTTATATGGTAAGATGGGCAGGAGTAGATCCTGCTACCGGAGCGCCGTTGTATTATGATAAAAATGGCGCTGTAACCAAAGAATATAATCCGGAAAATGCTGTAATGGTTAAAGGGGCCTATGATCCACCAATTAAGGGAGGAATAACAACATCATTTACTTATAAAAATCTTCAGGTCAATGCCTTATTTACTTTTGTGAAAGGAATGTACAGACTCAACACTGCCGAATTGTACAGAACTTCGGCCGATCCCAACTACAGAATTTATAACCAGTCAACAGGTATGCTGAATATGTGGCAGAAGCCCGGAGATATAAGCCAGAATCCAGGGGCTCAGTATGCGAGGTATATGACAGATCGGGAATTACAATCTGCGGATTATATAAAGCTTAGAAATGTTAGTATCAATTATAAACTGAAAGATTTAGGCAGTCTGAACAAAGTCTTTAAAGAGATTAACATTTTTGCTCAGGGACAAAACTTGCTGACATGGACAAAATGGAAAGGGCAGGATCCGGAAGATGATAACAACTGGTATCAGTATGAATATCCTTTGCCAAGAACAATTACATTAGGCTTTAATGTTTTATTTTAAATGATAAGAAATGCGTAAAAATATATTAAAAGTAATGCTTTTTGCCTGTCTGGGTATAAGTATGGTAAGTTGTAATAATATGTTGGATGTCGATCCGCAGGATGCTTTAGATACAGAAAAAGTCTATTCATCCGTAAGTAACTTCGAAAAAGGAGTGTTGGGTAGTTACAGCCTATATTCTCCGGAGTATAGTGTCCTTATAGGATCTATAATGGCTGATGAATGCCGTCTGAATCCCCGGAATAATGGAGTAAATGGATTCGGAAACTTATTGAGTCGCTGGGAGTACACATCTGAAGATGATATTTTGCTAAAAGCATGGAAAAACTACTATGCGGATATTTACAGTATTAACCTGCTTTTGGAAAATGCTGGTAAAGTACCTGTACGAAACGAACAGGAGAGAAGTAAGAAAAAATCTTTGGTTGCAGAATTATATGGATTACGGGCAATGATACATTTTGAGTTACATCGGAACTTTGGTGCATCGGATGCTGATGGTAATGAGGCTTTAACTATTCCATATATTACGGACACCGATGTTAATAAGAAACCTGGTAAAATCAGTTTGTCAAAATTTTATGAGTATATATGGCTGGACTTAGAACGCACAAAAGATATAGATGAAACTGTAGATTTCCGGATGAATAAAAATGCGGTTACAGCTTTGGAAGCAAGGGTTGCATTGTACCAGAAAAATTATATTGTTGCTCTGGCGAAATCAACACAAATCATTAATCAGTTTCCCTTATCAGATTTAAGCCAGTATGAGAACATTTGGAAAGATAAATCTCCTTCGGAAGTCATCTTCCGTCTGAAGAGAAGTAATGATAATAAGCTAAGACCAAATACGCTATGGGAGGATTATGCGGCAGGACGTAAATTCTTTCAACCTTCTTATAAATTAATGAATAGTTATACAGATTCCGATATCCGTTTAAGCAATTTTAATTTTAATAAGGACGAAAATACAGAAGAGGAGTTTATTAATAAATATCCCGGAAATGACTTTAGTGATAAGGTGAATGATGTTAAGGTTTTCCGTGTATCTGAAATGTATCTGATTCGTGCAGAAGTCAATTTTTTCCTGAACAGAAAGGATGCCGCTTTGCAGGATATACATGAATTGAGAAAACACAGAATCAGCAATAGTGCAGAACTGAATACTATTGATCTGAATACTATACTAAACGAAAGGTACCTCGAACTATCTTATGAAGGACATCGCTATTATGATCTGAAAAGGTTAAAGCTTCCGGTTAAGAGACTGGAAAAAGATCTGGCAGCTGAGGGAGATCAAAAAGATTTAAATAGTAATGATAAAGCTTATATTCTTCCTGTACCGTTAAAGGAAACTATTGTCAACCCTAACCTGAAATAAGAAGCTTAGTCTTCATATTTTTCAATTATACTTTTAAACAAGAAGAGACAGCCCACGGGCTGTCTCTTTGTTTTGAAAATTTTTCTATAATTCTTCGTCAGTATCTATTGTGAAAGAATTAGTAGTTGTTTTGTAGTCTTTGTTATGTCTTTCAGAAATAACTTCTTCTCCTTTTTCGTCTAGGATGAAGTTTGTTGATTCATTGAATAATTCTGAAAAACTTTTGAAATCTTCTTTGTAAAGGTAAATTTTGTGTTTCTCGAAGCTTGCTTCTCCATTTTCTGAGAAATTCTTTTTACTCTCTGTGATTGTCAGGTAATAATCTCCTGCTTTTGTTTCTCTCACATCGAAGAAATAAGTCCTTCTACCTGCCTTTAACACTTTTGTGAAAATCTCATTCTCCTGGCGTTCCTTGTAATCGCTCATTGTTCTAACATTTTAAGATTCGTGCGTTAACAAATATAGAAGAATATTCTGAATATCAAAGAATTTTTATTAAATATTGTTAATTACCTTGTTATCAGTGATGAAAAATTATTGAACACGTACGAAATCAGTAATTACACCATCATTTAAATGAAGAATTGCGTGCGCATTTTTGGCGCTGGATTCACGGTGTGTGATGATTATGGATGTTGTTTGCTTAATTTCCTTTTCAATATTTCGTAAGATATTTTCCTCTGTTTCGGTATCTAATGCAGAAAGACTGTCGTCAAAAATCAAAATTTTAGGTTTTTTAATCAGTGCCCTTGCGATGCTTATCCTTTGTTTTTGTCCGCCGGAAAGCATTACACCTCTTTCTCCAACCATTGTATAGTACTGATCTTTAAAGCCAACAATGTTTTTATGCACATCCGCGACTTTAGCAAATTCTTCAACCAAAGCTTTTGTCGGATTGTCTATAGCAAATCCTATGTTATTCTCAATAGTATCAGAGAAAAGATAGCTTTCCTGAGGAATGAAACCTATATTATCGCGATAAACATTCAAATTGTGCTCTTTTAGATTTTTACCATCTATCAGAATCTCTCCACTGTCAGGGTCTAATAAACGGCATAAGAGCAATGCTATAGTAGATTTGCCACTTCCGGTTTTTCCCATAATAGCCAAAGATTCTCCGGCTTTAACTTTAAAACTTACATTTTTCAATGCCTGAATGCCCGTATTAGGATAGGTATAGCTTACATTACGGAATTCTATGTCACCAGTGATGTTATAAATATCTTGATTGCTGTTCTTGATTTCTGATTTCATATCCATAAACTCATTTACACGCTGCATAGAAGCCTCTGCACGTTGGTTAACAGATGTTACCCAGCCTACCATACTGAAAGGCCATATCAGAATGTTAATATACATGAAGAAATCGGCAATAGTTCCGACAGATGTTTTACCACTGATGTATTGTTCGCCACCAATATAAAGGATGGCTACATTCAAAAGCCCGATTACAAAAAGAATAATGGTGAAAAAATAAGCTTCGGTTTTAGCCAGATCCAAAGCTTTTACCATGTAATCCCCGACTTTGCTGTTATAATTTTTCTCAATATATTTTTCCTTGTTAAAGAACTTTACAACACGGATTCCTGAGAAACTATCCTGAACAAAAGTCGAAATTGCAGATTGGCTTTTCTGCATTATTTTAGACTTTTTGTTGATAATAGAACTTACCTTATATATTACAAAAGACAAGATCGGAAGAGGGAT is a window of Elizabethkingia anophelis R26 DNA encoding:
- a CDS encoding DUF3276 family protein, which codes for MSDYKERQENEIFTKVLKAGRRTYFFDVRETKAGDYYLTITESKKNFSENGEASFEKHKIYLYKEDFKSFSELFNESTNFILDEKGEEVISERHNKDYKTTTNSFTIDTDEEL
- a CDS encoding RagB/SusD family nutrient uptake outer membrane protein, whose protein sequence is MRKNILKVMLFACLGISMVSCNNMLDVDPQDALDTEKVYSSVSNFEKGVLGSYSLYSPEYSVLIGSIMADECRLNPRNNGVNGFGNLLSRWEYTSEDDILLKAWKNYYADIYSINLLLENAGKVPVRNEQERSKKKSLVAELYGLRAMIHFELHRNFGASDADGNEALTIPYITDTDVNKKPGKISLSKFYEYIWLDLERTKDIDETVDFRMNKNAVTALEARVALYQKNYIVALAKSTQIINQFPLSDLSQYENIWKDKSPSEVIFRLKRSNDNKLRPNTLWEDYAAGRKFFQPSYKLMNSYTDSDIRLSNFNFNKDENTEEEFINKYPGNDFSDKVNDVKVFRVSEMYLIRAEVNFFLNRKDAALQDIHELRKHRISNSAELNTIDLNTILNERYLELSYEGHRYYDLKRLKLPVKRLEKDLAAEGDQKDLNSNDKAYILPVPLKETIVNPNLK
- a CDS encoding SusC/RagA family TonB-linked outer membrane protein, which gives rise to MFGNRKLILAAFFFLGMKATLKAQESVHDIIVRDKSTQQPLSNVSIKNTTTGKEIVTDGNGKVAIEVNEVSQTYAISLEGYIAQDIALSVGKLPDSVYLLPETKQLEGVVLTGYTRQSKAKTTGAVSSIKAEAIAKTPVASLDQALQGQIPGLYVASPSGQPGAMGRVTIRGIGSVQDDKTNPLYILDGMPISPEIFAVLNPLDYENIVVLKDASATAQYGSRGANGVIQITSKKGKDNDKGHSQFFYQNQFGISSVNNQKWDMMNSSQRLEFEEILQDPNFPGWAYSRKNPYKIVNGQKIAKTESDYTEGDQKLADLRATNTNWRKLLLRNGVTNSHYLSMGGGNQKTNHYSSLSYFKQEGVLPNSGVERFNINSGVNHKSGRFTSSFNLNLTGGQTQLSESDFDVSETNPVASLYFAMPYEKPYDKDGNLTPGVNRFGANALTMYQDISRKEKQLQGVLSSNLSFEITKNLKLTSTLGVNHQQTRFTRIIKPDTYFGSMVDPGEQGLYERINTQKTSYMANFGFNYKKRWGSNEVEAVALAEFNKYSTNYDGFTGYGLIPGLENTPGGITPGTPDNNFIPKISGGASENILVSQLGMLRYSYANRFTLSGSIRRDGSSRVPTDNRYKYFYAFGATWNMKNEEFLKNCGALSTLRLRLSHGLTGNAGGFASDFGYRQLYKPQHYNGYTAFIPISPGNPNYNWEMNKISDVGLEFGLFKNRIIGEVDLYNRVTSDLFINRSLSMTSGFESIADNMGKIRNRGLEFRLSGDLFRNDNFSWNLGLNLAYNQNRILSLGSENEIVTENYSIHKVGSALGHFYMVRWAGVDPATGAPLYYDKNGAVTKEYNPENAVMVKGAYDPPIKGGITTSFTYKNLQVNALFTFVKGMYRLNTAELYRTSADPNYRIYNQSTGMLNMWQKPGDISQNPGAQYARYMTDRELQSADYIKLRNVSINYKLKDLGSLNKVFKEINIFAQGQNLLTWTKWKGQDPEDDNNWYQYEYPLPRTITLGFNVLF
- a CDS encoding ABC transporter ATP-binding protein is translated as MKALKTLNPYFYKHRVLLAWGLLFIILSNFFAIYKVQFIGKSVNVIQEVLTNKHISKDSLFKALLINAAIIVGSSVLSGFFTFMMRQTIIVASRRIEYELKNKIYTHYQNLSLTIFKNTTIGDLMNRLSEDVVAIRMYLGPGVMYVVNLSVLLIITTTYMLLTDVRMTIWTLIPLPILSFVIYKVSSIINKKSKIMQKSQSAISTFVQDSFSGIRVVKFFNKEKYIEKNYNSKVGDYMVKALDLAKTEAYFFTIILFVIGLLNVAILYIGGEQYISGKTSVGTIADFFMYINILIWPFSMVGWVTSVNQRAEASMQRVNEFMDMKSEIKNSNQDIYNITGDIEFRNVSYTYPNTGIQALKNVSFKVKAGESLAIMGKTGSGKSTIALLLCRLLDPDSGEILIDGKNLKEHNLNVYRDNIGFIPQESYLFSDTIENNIGFAIDNPTKALVEEFAKVADVHKNIVGFKDQYYTMVGERGVMLSGGQKQRISIARALIKKPKILIFDDSLSALDTETEENILRNIEKEIKQTTSIIITHRESSAKNAHAILHLNDGVITDFVRVQ